In the Phycisphaerales bacterium genome, one interval contains:
- a CDS encoding FAD-dependent oxidoreductase, which translates to MSRYEYDVVIIGGGISGCSLMYLLSAFTDIHSIGLLEKYDHLDPLNSNAHNNSQTLHCGDIETNYSLEKAAKVKTASDLTLRYIQRIAEDEKMSRCYGKMLLGVGEEECAVVKKRVEDFKHLFPTIEFLDRDGINKIEPNVVKGQGGGARPEQIAALHNPEGYAVDYGLLTESFAEEAQHVDGKNVNVHLKCRSKKIKRTDDGFEIRATRGRRFHAKMVVVSAGAHSLLIAQKMGYAHHLSVMPITGNFFFAPNVLNGKVYTVQNDKLPFAAIHGDPDLTQPDKTRFGPTALMMPVLERHNAKTAWGFLESVRFDRDVASVLYHLMKDKDIHDFVYKNIGYEIPVYGKRSFLEAAQKIVPALEVDDLEFAHGYTGIRPQIIDKNARKMLMGESKIDESDGIIFNMTPSPGATSALSNSKADMHSIVEQLGAKFNEDAFETTFGD; encoded by the coding sequence ATGAGTCGATATGAATATGATGTTGTAATTATTGGCGGAGGAATTAGTGGCTGCTCACTTATGTATCTGCTATCAGCGTTTACCGATATTCACAGTATTGGATTGTTAGAGAAGTACGATCATCTGGACCCACTTAATTCGAACGCTCATAACAATAGTCAAACGTTGCACTGCGGTGACATTGAGACCAACTACAGCCTTGAGAAGGCGGCGAAGGTTAAAACTGCTTCAGATCTGACACTGCGGTATATTCAACGTATTGCTGAAGACGAGAAGATGTCACGTTGCTATGGAAAGATGTTGCTTGGTGTCGGAGAAGAAGAGTGCGCGGTTGTAAAAAAACGCGTCGAGGACTTTAAGCATCTGTTCCCGACAATTGAGTTTCTCGATAGAGATGGAATCAATAAGATTGAACCAAACGTTGTCAAGGGGCAGGGTGGTGGTGCGAGGCCTGAACAAATTGCGGCATTGCATAATCCAGAAGGTTATGCCGTTGACTATGGTCTTTTGACTGAATCATTTGCTGAAGAAGCGCAGCATGTTGATGGCAAGAATGTCAACGTACATCTAAAGTGTCGATCCAAAAAAATAAAGCGGACTGATGATGGTTTTGAAATACGCGCCACCCGAGGGCGAAGGTTTCATGCCAAAATGGTTGTTGTATCTGCAGGCGCACATAGTTTGCTCATTGCTCAGAAGATGGGGTATGCACACCATCTTTCAGTGATGCCTATTACTGGAAACTTCTTCTTTGCCCCTAATGTTCTTAATGGCAAGGTTTACACTGTGCAAAATGATAAGCTTCCCTTTGCCGCCATTCATGGTGATCCAGATCTAACCCAGCCCGATAAGACGCGATTCGGACCCACTGCATTGATGATGCCAGTGCTAGAGCGTCATAATGCAAAGACAGCTTGGGGATTCCTAGAGTCTGTGCGTTTCGATCGGGATGTTGCATCGGTTCTGTATCATCTGATGAAGGACAAAGACATTCACGACTTTGTCTATAAGAATATTGGTTATGAGATACCGGTCTATGGAAAGCGGAGTTTTCTAGAAGCAGCTCAAAAAATCGTGCCAGCGCTTGAGGTGGATGATCTTGAGTTTGCGCATGGTTATACAGGTATCCGGCCACAAATCATCGACAAGAATGCGCGAAAAATGCTTATGGGTGAGTCGAAAATCGATGAATCTGATGGCATTATTTTTAATATGACGCCATCGCCTGGTGCTACCAGCGCACTTTCAAATAGTAAGGCTGATATGCATAGCATCGTTGAACAGCTTGGTGCCAAATTCAATGAAGATGCATTCGAGACAACTTTCGGTGATTGA
- a CDS encoding PDZ domain-containing protein encodes MYRIQNQSLLILVIITSNLLFAIVPQAYGQENTLESALDTARNDVYPALVNIAVVGQNYQGGREQKFPAAGSGVIVTPDGYVLTNYHVAGETTRITCTLPSGREFDASVIVHDPLTDLSVLKIEDQENDLPCAPLGDSDALQVGDYVLAMGNPNTNSNSMTLGIVSHPKRVFTSFTGNAIDEQDLGGGQTTGLFTRWIQHDALILPGNSGGPLVNLKGEIIGINELGGQGVGFAIPSNLAGHVLKQAIEHGEVRRGWIGASIRPVDELGREDGALVTWVVPAGPADVSGIKAGDVLLEVDGEAIAAKNFEAIPPILKRLADLPAGKDATLVIMRGGERRTCSVPVAPMEAYLGDQAEIKPLGITVRDITRQMSLARRWPNRDGVLITGARAGKPADKARPAIKSGDVILSINGVPVNNHQDLQTQAGMIEPETPTIVELRRGQEHVITVVEINRERESQSGGALPVAWLGVKTQVMTSPVAEALGMEGQTGFRITRVLPNTEAADAGLQTGDVITHMNDRIIKARRIQDAPLLERMIENQTIGDTVSLTLNRNSETIQIPVVMEQIPSGSRDAAKSGDGILEFDVRDLTPMDLIEKRWPSDLEGVLITDVENGGWGSLAGLSGQDVVISIQGNKTPDVNAFDKAMKDVHTNQPEVIEVFIQRGHRTTFLFIEPVWMPDNKVKPATSNT; translated from the coding sequence ATGTATCGAATACAGAACCAGTCACTGTTGATCCTTGTGATCATCACCTCAAATCTTCTTTTTGCAATAGTTCCACAAGCGTATGGCCAAGAGAACACCCTTGAATCTGCACTCGATACTGCAAGGAATGATGTCTATCCTGCCTTGGTTAACATCGCGGTGGTTGGCCAGAACTATCAAGGTGGTCGTGAACAGAAGTTTCCTGCAGCTGGCAGTGGCGTCATTGTGACTCCGGATGGCTATGTGCTCACGAACTACCATGTGGCCGGCGAAACAACCCGTATCACCTGCACACTACCATCAGGTCGAGAGTTTGATGCGAGCGTGATCGTGCATGACCCATTGACTGACTTGTCTGTCTTAAAAATTGAGGACCAAGAGAATGATCTCCCGTGCGCGCCCCTGGGAGACTCTGATGCACTCCAGGTTGGCGACTATGTGCTGGCCATGGGTAATCCCAATACCAATTCAAACTCAATGACCCTTGGTATTGTCTCCCACCCCAAACGAGTCTTCACAAGCTTCACTGGGAACGCTATTGATGAACAGGATCTAGGCGGCGGACAGACAACGGGTCTCTTTACACGCTGGATTCAACACGATGCACTTATTCTTCCAGGCAATAGCGGAGGCCCCCTTGTTAATCTGAAGGGTGAGATCATCGGTATCAATGAACTTGGGGGGCAAGGCGTTGGATTCGCGATCCCATCCAATCTGGCGGGACACGTTCTCAAACAGGCTATTGAGCATGGCGAGGTACGGCGTGGCTGGATTGGCGCATCAATTAGACCTGTTGATGAGCTCGGACGGGAGGATGGCGCCTTAGTGACTTGGGTTGTACCAGCTGGACCAGCTGATGTTTCCGGCATCAAGGCAGGCGACGTGCTTCTCGAGGTCGATGGCGAAGCGATTGCTGCAAAGAACTTTGAGGCGATTCCACCTATTCTGAAAAGGCTTGCTGATCTTCCTGCCGGAAAAGATGCCACCTTGGTGATCATGCGCGGCGGCGAACGTCGAACCTGTTCTGTGCCCGTTGCTCCAATGGAGGCTTACCTCGGTGATCAAGCTGAGATCAAACCACTTGGTATCACCGTACGCGATATTACTCGTCAGATGTCGCTTGCACGTCGTTGGCCAAATCGTGATGGCGTACTCATCACTGGAGCACGCGCCGGCAAACCTGCTGATAAAGCACGCCCAGCTATCAAGTCCGGTGATGTCATCTTGAGCATCAACGGTGTGCCAGTCAATAATCACCAAGATCTTCAAACACAAGCAGGCATGATTGAGCCAGAAACTCCAACGATTGTGGAACTTCGTCGTGGACAAGAACATGTCATTACGGTCGTTGAAATCAATCGTGAACGTGAGTCTCAATCTGGTGGCGCCTTACCTGTTGCTTGGTTGGGCGTTAAGACCCAAGTCATGACCTCACCTGTCGCTGAAGCATTAGGCATGGAAGGACAGACTGGCTTTCGCATCACTCGTGTTTTGCCAAATACAGAGGCTGCTGATGCTGGACTACAAACCGGCGATGTCATTACCCATATGAATGACCGCATCATCAAAGCCCGTCGCATACAAGATGCGCCGTTATTGGAACGGATGATCGAGAATCAGACGATTGGTGATACGGTGAGCCTTACATTGAACCGCAACTCTGAGACCATACAAATTCCCGTTGTGATGGAGCAGATTCCCAGCGGTTCCAGGGACGCCGCAAAGAGTGGTGACGGCATTCTCGAATTCGATGTGCGTGACCTAACTCCGATGGATCTGATTGAAAAACGCTGGCCTTCAGACCTCGAGGGTGTCCTCATTACCGATGTTGAAAACGGTGGCTGGGGTAGCCTTGCTGGACTCAGTGGCCAGGATGTTGTCATCAGCATCCAAGGCAATAAGACACCAGATGTGAATGCTTTCGATAAGGCCATGAAAGACGTCCACACCAACCAACCAGAGGTAATTGAAGTCTTCATACAGCGCGGGCATCGCACAACGTTTCTGTTTATTGAACCAGTCTGGATGCCAGATAACAAAGTCAAGCCAGCAACATCAAATACTTAA
- a CDS encoding DUF255 domain-containing protein — MYRNYPLWCRVWRAILFVFLLATTASITSAKQDPQAFPLEYQPRLVEAGGDGHAHTNRLITETSPYLLQHAHNPVDWYPWGQEAFDAALEQDKPILLSIGYATCYWCHVMERESFEDEEVAAYINDHFIPIKVDREQRPDVDRLYMTATNVMSKRGGWPLNMFLEPVERKPFFGGTYFPKNTTRQREGFLSVLAKRSSEWKDQRESVTARANNIAQLVAQQFESSSDNVRLNQGRIDETINSLIATHDDKFGGFTKRSPKFPLPSNLLLLMEAGWDRPDVRSAVEFTLDRMAMGGMYDQVAGGFHRYSTDRQWRVPHFEKMLYDNAQLAVIYARAYELTDKEFYAEMTREILDYVLREMTDSDGRFFSAQDAEAAHREGSTHVWTRQQIKDTLTSAGLNEDFDLAVAAYGLDQPAFFVDPHHPNDEPTYVLNLTATPSALATSLNISPNEFNQRLARLNNALLSARYQRVQPITDDKTLTAWNGLMIEAFANGARALRSKKYLDAAEANLDFLTKNMRKEDGGLWRTYHNGSIQIDGFLEDYAYLIQGLLALWEVKKESKYLSMAKELADSAKQRFWDEANGGYYDTLPDQADLFVRSRVFRDGAVPSPNAVMANNLTTLADITSEAAYLEDALATIDMLSAPAMRQLRSHPLTSLALYEIHQAQGAGLAPNAVARVRQELPVTVTVSEKSVSLSKSKPVTLDIAIKISADIHLNSNEPGDPSLVPTSIRVVGSKGVEISVEYPQGDLYRGEVRIYKGTITLPVTIRQTGPITGTPKLMLMYQPCTDQLCLPSVGLMLPLLIR; from the coding sequence ATGTATAGAAATTACCCGCTTTGGTGCCGCGTATGGCGGGCTATCTTATTTGTGTTCCTACTGGCTACGACAGCTTCTATAACCAGTGCCAAGCAAGATCCCCAAGCATTTCCTCTGGAATACCAACCTCGTTTGGTTGAAGCTGGCGGCGATGGCCATGCGCACACAAACCGCCTGATTACAGAGACCAGTCCCTACCTTCTACAACACGCCCACAACCCGGTGGACTGGTATCCATGGGGCCAAGAAGCATTTGATGCCGCTCTTGAGCAAGACAAACCAATTCTCCTGAGTATTGGTTATGCCACCTGCTATTGGTGTCACGTGATGGAACGTGAGAGCTTTGAAGATGAAGAAGTTGCAGCCTATATCAACGATCATTTTATTCCCATCAAGGTTGATCGGGAGCAACGTCCGGATGTTGATCGACTCTACATGACCGCAACCAATGTGATGTCTAAAAGAGGCGGCTGGCCATTGAATATGTTTCTTGAACCCGTGGAAAGGAAACCATTTTTTGGTGGCACTTATTTTCCAAAGAACACTACCCGGCAACGTGAGGGTTTTCTTTCAGTTCTAGCGAAGCGAAGCAGTGAATGGAAAGATCAAAGAGAATCTGTCACTGCACGGGCGAACAATATTGCTCAGTTAGTCGCTCAGCAATTTGAAAGCTCAAGCGACAATGTTCGTCTGAACCAAGGGCGTATCGATGAGACCATTAATAGTCTTATCGCTACACATGATGACAAGTTTGGAGGCTTCACAAAGCGTTCACCAAAGTTCCCACTACCGTCAAATTTGCTACTTTTGATGGAAGCGGGATGGGATCGACCTGATGTCCGATCAGCCGTTGAATTCACACTTGACCGCATGGCGATGGGTGGAATGTATGACCAAGTCGCCGGGGGCTTCCACCGCTATAGCACAGATCGTCAATGGCGCGTCCCCCACTTCGAGAAGATGCTGTATGACAATGCTCAGCTCGCTGTGATCTACGCCAGGGCCTACGAACTTACTGATAAGGAGTTCTACGCTGAGATGACACGTGAGATCCTGGATTATGTCCTGCGAGAAATGACTGACTCAGATGGCAGGTTTTTCAGCGCCCAGGATGCTGAAGCTGCACATCGTGAAGGCAGCACGCATGTTTGGACTCGTCAACAAATAAAAGACACACTGACCAGCGCCGGACTGAACGAAGATTTCGATCTTGCGGTAGCTGCCTATGGACTTGATCAGCCCGCATTCTTTGTAGATCCACACCACCCAAACGATGAACCAACCTATGTGCTCAATCTCACCGCAACACCCTCTGCATTAGCCACGTCACTGAATATCTCGCCCAATGAGTTCAATCAGCGACTTGCCCGCCTGAATAACGCGCTTCTCAGTGCTCGTTATCAACGTGTGCAACCAATCACTGATGACAAAACATTAACCGCTTGGAATGGACTCATGATTGAGGCCTTTGCGAACGGTGCCAGAGCATTGCGCAGCAAGAAATATTTAGATGCTGCTGAAGCCAATCTTGATTTTCTAACTAAGAACATGCGCAAAGAAGATGGTGGACTCTGGCGAACCTACCACAATGGGTCAATTCAGATTGATGGTTTTTTGGAGGACTACGCCTATCTCATCCAAGGATTATTAGCACTATGGGAGGTCAAGAAAGAAAGTAAATATCTCAGCATGGCGAAAGAGCTCGCTGATTCGGCAAAACAACGTTTCTGGGACGAAGCAAACGGCGGCTACTACGACACGCTTCCCGATCAAGCAGATCTGTTTGTGCGAAGCCGCGTATTTAGAGATGGCGCGGTACCAAGCCCCAATGCTGTCATGGCAAATAATCTCACAACACTTGCTGACATCACAAGTGAGGCTGCCTATTTAGAAGATGCACTGGCGACCATCGACATGCTCTCTGCGCCAGCCATGCGACAATTGCGTAGTCATCCCCTTACAAGCTTAGCGCTCTATGAAATTCACCAAGCCCAGGGTGCAGGATTGGCCCCCAATGCTGTTGCACGAGTCCGTCAAGAACTTCCAGTGACTGTCACCGTTAGCGAGAAATCCGTGTCGCTTTCTAAAAGCAAACCTGTAACGTTAGACATTGCCATAAAAATCAGTGCAGACATACACCTCAATTCAAATGAACCGGGTGACCCATCACTTGTACCCACTTCAATACGTGTCGTTGGAAGCAAGGGTGTGGAAATAAGTGTTGAGTATCCGCAGGGTGATCTTTATCGAGGCGAGGTGAGAATATACAAAGGGACGATCACATTACCCGTCACAATCCGACAGACTGGGCCTATCACTGGAACACCCAAGTTAATGTTGATGTACCAACCTTGCACCGATCAACTCTGCCTGCCTTCAGTTGGATTAATGTTGCCTTTACTCATTCGCTGA
- a CDS encoding ion channel, translated as MSEPLTHSHRFWKHIPAIHIGGYMWLLSALFVLLIIAPSLSSFTIFTLRLSALLSLLVLLAGIFAVSRSRIAVWTLSILALCAVAFQLLHHFGMGEWLAVTANLFALFFLVGLFLIVEYGVFSDRQVTVETLAGACCGYVLMAAIFASIYSIILQFNPDGLSLWEGATITSSDIVFQGEEYGVLGYFSIATLTTLGYGDIVPNSQGTRSTASIEAILGQLYLAVIVARLVGMYITSRSMVSPDTQ; from the coding sequence ATGAGTGAACCATTAACACACAGTCATCGCTTTTGGAAACACATCCCAGCTATCCATATTGGCGGGTATATGTGGTTACTATCAGCGCTCTTCGTCCTACTCATCATCGCCCCATCACTTTCAAGCTTCACGATATTCACGCTTCGGCTCAGCGCGCTGCTCAGCTTGCTCGTACTACTGGCTGGAATCTTTGCCGTCAGCCGAAGTCGAATAGCTGTCTGGACCCTCAGCATCTTAGCGCTGTGCGCCGTTGCATTTCAACTGCTGCATCACTTCGGAATGGGTGAATGGCTGGCAGTTACTGCTAATTTATTTGCTCTATTTTTTCTTGTTGGACTCTTTCTGATCGTGGAGTACGGTGTCTTCTCGGACCGTCAAGTCACCGTAGAAACGCTCGCTGGTGCATGCTGCGGCTATGTGCTTATGGCCGCCATTTTTGCGTCCATCTATTCGATTATCCTGCAATTCAATCCAGATGGTTTGTCACTATGGGAAGGGGCGACCATAACCAGCAGTGATATTGTCTTCCAAGGCGAAGAGTACGGTGTCCTTGGATATTTCAGTATCGCAACGCTCACAACCCTTGGCTATGGTGATATCGTTCCCAATTCACAAGGCACACGCAGCACGGCTTCGATCGAGGCAATTCTGGGACAGTTATATCTCGCGGTGATTGTGGCACGGCTGGTCGGCATGTACATCACCAGCCGATCGATGGTGTCACCAGATACCCAGTAA
- a CDS encoding arylsulfatase: MRTMLLVLLPILGMSLFGLDDLQVGDVGLNESSKRQPNIVYILADDLGYGELGSYGQELIETPHLDRLASQGVRMTQHYSGSTVCAPSRCVLLTGLHTGHSVVRNNWENGGWGPDQPEGQYPLPPGTDTLARRLQDQGYRTSAIGKWGLGGPGTSGHPNLQGFDHFFGYLCQRKAHNYYPTHLWRNSDKVMLENNAYFKAHQKISEPLADKSMYQQQYGGAEYAPDLMIDEAVQFIKSSGDEPFFLYYPSPIPHLALQIPEDDLGRYPEAWDENAYLGDKGYLPHDRPRAAYAAMITRLDTEVGKILDQLDAQGLTENTIVIFSSDNGATYAGGVDYDFFESSGGLRGLKGSFWEGGIRVPMIARWPGHIPANTVSDHISGFQDVMPTVLDMVDAPPADNIDGVSFAAALKGQEQVDSPFLYWERNGRQAVRMGRYKAVRTGMAKGKTRLQLFDLSVDPAETTDISNQHPEVTEKIKQIMNQERTPSAIFPMEGVDPKLPPES, encoded by the coding sequence ATGCGAACCATGCTCCTTGTATTACTTCCTATTCTGGGCATGTCGCTTTTTGGCTTAGACGACTTGCAAGTGGGCGATGTTGGTCTGAATGAGTCGAGCAAAAGACAACCGAACATCGTTTACATCCTGGCAGATGACCTTGGCTATGGGGAATTGGGTTCATACGGCCAGGAGTTGATTGAAACTCCTCATTTAGATCGTTTGGCGAGCCAAGGTGTGCGCATGACGCAACATTACTCTGGCAGCACGGTGTGCGCGCCATCACGTTGCGTGCTCCTTACAGGTTTGCATACAGGACACTCGGTCGTACGCAATAACTGGGAAAATGGCGGTTGGGGGCCAGATCAGCCAGAGGGGCAATATCCGCTTCCTCCAGGAACAGACACGCTCGCAAGGCGTTTGCAAGACCAGGGCTACCGAACATCAGCCATTGGCAAATGGGGGCTCGGTGGACCGGGCACATCTGGGCATCCTAATCTGCAAGGTTTTGATCATTTCTTTGGATACCTTTGCCAAAGAAAAGCGCACAACTACTATCCGACGCATTTGTGGCGCAATTCAGACAAAGTCATGCTTGAGAACAATGCGTACTTCAAAGCACATCAGAAAATTAGTGAACCACTCGCAGATAAAAGCATGTATCAGCAGCAGTACGGGGGTGCAGAATATGCGCCCGACCTGATGATTGATGAAGCTGTGCAGTTCATTAAGTCCAGTGGTGATGAGCCTTTCTTTCTGTACTATCCAAGCCCGATTCCTCACCTTGCTCTACAAATACCTGAGGATGATCTTGGCCGTTATCCAGAAGCATGGGATGAAAATGCTTATCTTGGTGACAAAGGATATTTGCCACACGATCGTCCAAGAGCAGCTTATGCGGCGATGATTACCCGTCTTGATACAGAAGTTGGCAAGATCCTTGATCAACTTGATGCGCAAGGTTTAACAGAGAACACAATCGTCATTTTCTCAAGTGACAATGGAGCAACCTATGCAGGGGGTGTTGACTACGACTTCTTTGAAAGTTCGGGTGGCCTGCGTGGGTTAAAGGGATCGTTCTGGGAAGGTGGCATTCGCGTGCCAATGATCGCTCGGTGGCCGGGGCATATTCCTGCTAACACAGTCAGTGATCACATCAGTGGTTTTCAAGATGTCATGCCAACAGTGCTCGACATGGTGGACGCTCCGCCAGCAGACAATATTGATGGCGTGAGCTTCGCTGCGGCCTTGAAGGGGCAGGAGCAGGTCGACAGTCCCTTTCTCTACTGGGAGCGAAATGGTCGCCAAGCAGTGAGAATGGGGCGGTATAAAGCTGTTCGGACTGGAATGGCCAAGGGGAAGACGAGGCTTCAGTTGTTTGATCTCTCGGTTGATCCAGCTGAGACCACTGACATTTCAAACCAACACCCTGAAGTGACTGAAAAGATCAAGCAGATTATGAATCAAGAACGTACGCCCTCTGCGATCTTCCCGATGGAAGGGGTTGATCCGAAGTTACCGCCGGAATCCTAA
- a CDS encoding ATP-binding protein, whose amino-acid sequence MERRSRTLLRQMGLVLMIIQVLIAILIGVVLVKEARNFYEEERLEELRQLTPWAAAVIEGTGVDSPTLQSFVDSLCAKTPGLRITVIKNDGTVVVDSLEDAGGMDNHQFRPEIIAAIKEGHGHIRRHSSTLKQDMLYYAAAVTDENKEPLFVVRTAVSMQSINTRITGLTTFISGVLIVSLLMTLIGVYIFSTWLSNRVSVLVRGGQRFASGALDHRIERPGTRELDLLAGALNHMASELETRMEMLQVQQGEVQAILQSMSNGVIALDLDGHVLSMNRAALTMLDLMGREVRGHVLQEFVRDPALDQFVRSSLAQAEHQYAELKLRSLGGRVMEATGEPLFDSDEKVSGALILLDEITHVRQLERIRTDFAANVSHELRTPIMSIQGYAELVREENDPEQRQRYLDIVLRNIRRLSAIIEDLLSLARLEEPGGGRGLERESLLVSDLLQGVRRDCSEQAEICSIDISVEVVSDLRVEGNRELLHQAVANLLVNAIRYSEPGDEVVLIGRASPNEQVIIAVSDTGPGIAAEHLPRLFERFYRVDKGRSRQIGGTGLGLAIVKHIARVHGGITDVISDVGVGSRFSIYLPAQSVSQELPEVVGE is encoded by the coding sequence ATGGAGCGTCGTTCGAGGACACTGCTCAGGCAGATGGGCCTCGTGCTGATGATTATTCAAGTACTTATCGCCATTCTTATTGGTGTGGTGCTTGTTAAGGAAGCTCGTAATTTTTACGAAGAAGAACGCTTGGAAGAGCTCAGGCAATTGACGCCTTGGGCTGCTGCAGTCATTGAGGGTACAGGCGTTGACTCGCCGACACTGCAGTCCTTCGTAGATAGCCTTTGTGCAAAGACACCTGGACTTCGGATCACCGTCATTAAGAATGATGGAACCGTTGTCGTGGATAGTCTTGAGGACGCGGGTGGCATGGACAATCACCAGTTTCGTCCTGAAATAATCGCGGCAATCAAAGAAGGGCATGGTCATATCAGGCGCCATAGCTCTACGCTCAAACAAGACATGCTGTACTACGCAGCTGCTGTTACTGATGAAAATAAAGAGCCACTCTTTGTGGTGCGTACCGCCGTCTCTATGCAGTCCATTAATACGCGAATTACGGGGCTCACTACTTTTATATCTGGTGTGCTCATTGTTTCGTTGCTCATGACACTCATCGGTGTCTATATCTTCTCAACTTGGCTGAGTAATCGAGTTAGCGTCTTGGTTCGTGGAGGTCAAAGATTTGCTTCTGGTGCGCTTGATCATCGCATTGAGCGGCCAGGTACGCGAGAACTGGATTTGCTGGCAGGTGCCCTGAATCATATGGCTTCCGAGCTTGAAACACGGATGGAGATGCTGCAGGTTCAACAAGGGGAGGTGCAGGCGATCTTGCAATCAATGAGTAATGGTGTCATTGCTCTTGACCTTGATGGGCATGTTCTAAGTATGAACCGTGCGGCACTGACCATGTTGGACTTGATGGGACGTGAGGTACGAGGGCATGTTTTACAAGAATTTGTGAGAGACCCCGCCCTTGATCAATTTGTTCGTTCTTCCTTAGCACAAGCTGAGCACCAGTATGCTGAACTTAAGCTTAGATCTCTTGGTGGGCGAGTGATGGAGGCGACAGGTGAGCCGCTATTTGATTCAGATGAAAAAGTATCTGGCGCGCTGATTTTGCTTGATGAAATTACTCATGTTCGACAGCTTGAACGTATTCGTACTGATTTTGCAGCCAATGTTTCACATGAGCTGCGTACGCCAATCATGTCAATACAGGGATATGCCGAGCTCGTTCGCGAAGAAAATGATCCAGAGCAGCGTCAAAGGTATCTGGACATTGTCTTACGCAACATACGTCGCCTCTCAGCTATTATTGAGGACTTGCTTTCTCTGGCTCGCCTCGAGGAACCTGGAGGTGGGCGAGGGTTGGAAAGAGAGTCCTTGTTGGTAAGTGATCTGTTACAGGGCGTTCGCAGAGACTGCAGTGAACAGGCAGAAATTTGTTCGATCGATATCTCAGTTGAAGTTGTTTCGGATCTTCGAGTAGAGGGTAATAGGGAGCTACTCCACCAGGCTGTGGCGAACCTTCTCGTGAATGCAATTCGCTATAGCGAGCCCGGTGATGAAGTGGTTCTTATTGGGCGTGCTTCACCAAACGAGCAAGTCATCATTGCTGTCAGTGATACTGGTCCGGGTATTGCGGCGGAGCATTTGCCCAGGCTCTTTGAGCGGTTCTATCGGGTGGACAAGGGGCGGAGTCGCCAGATCGGTGGCACAGGTTTGGGCCTTGCGATCGTCAAGCATATTGCTCGGGTGCATGGTGGGATCACTGATGTGATTAGTGATGTGGGTGTGGGTAGTCGATTTAGTATCTACTTACCTGCTCAATCGGTTTCTCAAGAGCTACCAGAGGTCGTCGGCGAGTAA
- a CDS encoding response regulator transcription factor, translating into MTNQQIIIVEDEPEIAELIELHVKREGFSTQIIDDGGEALEIIKKSPPDLILLDLMLPGMSGLEICRALRWEEATRELPVIMVTARGEEADVVAGLEVGADDYVTKPFSPRVLIARIRNILRRRNRPVSSLEEVDTRSLFGGRLSIDTDRHEVLIGDQPCDLTVTEFRILQYLCERPGFVRTRHQIIQAVHGVTAVLSPRTIDVHITSLRRKLGELGSCIDTIRGVGYRLEELRSSQEE; encoded by the coding sequence ATGACAAATCAACAAATTATCATTGTGGAAGACGAGCCAGAAATTGCAGAGCTAATCGAGCTGCATGTGAAACGGGAAGGCTTCTCTACCCAGATCATCGATGATGGCGGTGAGGCACTTGAAATTATTAAGAAGTCGCCTCCGGATCTCATACTGCTTGATCTCATGCTGCCTGGTATGAGTGGTTTGGAGATATGCCGTGCATTACGTTGGGAAGAGGCGACAAGAGAACTCCCCGTCATCATGGTGACTGCTCGTGGTGAAGAAGCCGATGTTGTCGCTGGCTTGGAGGTTGGAGCAGACGATTATGTCACCAAGCCTTTTAGTCCGCGTGTGCTTATTGCGCGCATTCGTAATATCCTGCGCCGGCGAAATCGGCCTGTATCTAGCCTTGAAGAAGTAGACACTCGCTCGCTTTTTGGTGGTCGTTTATCAATTGATACGGATCGGCACGAAGTTCTTATTGGTGACCAGCCCTGTGACTTGACAGTGACGGAATTCAGGATTCTCCAGTATCTTTGTGAACGGCCGGGGTTTGTGCGGACGCGACATCAGATTATCCAGGCTGTTCATGGTGTGACGGCCGTTTTATCTCCGCGTACCATAGACGTTCACATCACCTCACTGCGTCGTAAGTTAGGCGAATTGGGTAGCTGTATTGATACCATTCGTGGCGTTGGGTACCGTCTAGAAGAGTTGCGTTCGTCACAAGAGGAGTAG